Proteins encoded within one genomic window of Siniperca chuatsi isolate FFG_IHB_CAS linkage group LG4, ASM2008510v1, whole genome shotgun sequence:
- the nup205 gene encoding nuclear pore complex protein Nup205 isoform X1 — protein MAAQMAVNSGASLWGPLKELWETVDGAVLRRQPESVHLLDLQLKKHKAHFLSLFRNPPKSAEQREKVRKASTEGIAIQGQQGSRLLPEQLLKEAFILSDLFDIGELAALELLLAGEHQQPHFPGLTRGLVAVLLYWDGKLCVANSLRTLIQSRHGKTFTLDLSGELVALTTRFTDDLMNQGLTKRILILVSEISVTREFERLQKERGLGNEKHRKEVSDLIKESRQALADSLFSWTCQSPLTKDDTLALIGHLETVTAQADGSLDSVNLALVMALLYCLDVSFVEQGTEDREDLLQTLPLLTERQYVSAVHSRLMDGQPWKLPGLQAVCRLTWALSLRVLSQLPQGCALVEFTEADEALADQALLGDVFLFMKEGMLGCESFAQEEFYIRRLHSLITDFLALMPMKVKQLRNRADEDARLVHMSLQMDSELPSSLRKDLDHLMILIGEFYSKDSFGLELGLEFWCPTESLQHTSLQGSYLGMALQRPPHKQVVLSKFVRQMGDLLPSTLYISYLRMLKGLANGPQCAHYCFSLLKTNGATHSDNIQGVSGSPVSWEHFFHSLMLYHENLRRDFPNPDAAHYRQLPLRGITQRELDGLTSFLQLLTTIITWSENARLALCEHPQWTPVVVMLGLLQCSVPPVLKAELMYCLAAFGKSPEIAASLWQSLEYTQILQTVRAPGQRQAAGIEVELNEIESSCEEYPLTRGFCHLTSTLVESSLPVNLGAGLRVPGFQPYLNFLRDAVFLPFPTRAYRRPAEKWEVADAVLEVFHKLLRDYEPQPSDFVQEMVELQGEQVPAHKPPGHSIVFHLLNDSPMLALCLSLLEEGVRQLDSYAPFPGKKHLESAVLHCLCLLDLALQKEVVFMDLLRESQASLLVSPLEQLLQGVSPQTRRADHIVNIARYLYHSSSNPEAAFQSAKILRRIANYPNIQNRLVGDFTHDQAVSDKLMAGFVECLDNEEAEEGTEKEDDSDPQKKVARIRHETQIHILNLLITSLELKTPNLALYLLGYEVKKPVSSTNLQDPGVLGCPRSCLHAILSLLQRGTEKRSGPVLTQQAPHLAELCYQVIYQLCACPDTSGPTMRYLRTSQDFLFSHLQHLPFILPSNQIAALSQMSWLMKTAAIELRVTSLNRQRSHTQHLVSLLLDDQPHTQHTADGESGMEQETRSVSSFLHFDTVSKVRRKLLSVLDAIDFSQDMPELLQLDFFERTQIEQVISNCEHVNEQGHTVCNVKLLHRVLVAEVNALQGMAAIGQRPLLMEEVNSILQQVVERNRVRRSLSAKRHALRSWRSLVETLLTACPSDLIPADDRQLIIRDLLLDLHDKVLSEDAAGELMPIVAGAVFTLTAHLSQSVLSEQQQGVGLEASSGFASIANSALHLILRKLLDFILCTGGGYQRLRAHLYGSLLYYLQIAQKPEEPDTLQSAGKAMWERLTAPEDGFSKLQRENLAIIESYGKSLMEVVCRDACDGHEISRMLALAVLDRILSIDRQNQWLVYVCNSGYLRSLVESLRQDDVALQSLLTPQPPLLKPLYIYESKMALLTRVAKTGQGAVELLRCGLVAQLIECQVFDMIPDSDAHRGMRDPSGFIPSPMDRYRQILLPTLRLFQVILTSTTMNHQQGAAQVLQWLIVHADTIQSLLRCQELSMGALQELSLLTGIISKTALPGALEMGGEVNSAALLEFQGHINRFQRLCLSLLGHLAGSERERLLKQAEIASPGDSAERREEMEVAMQQVCANIMEYCQTLLLQSSTQAQFSICLFSPSGSEPAGRDGGRTDLPSSTLPSMAYSRAPSLGLVMYLLKNSAAEFFRFHQSHRQSLGKLQSLDQLPPEELKELCQGLVSGPGGVEKISSVQRSLLAKRRLVQLINNRAKLLALSSYVIETCLFVLWRHLEYYLLHCTPTDPKDSLLPGASLYRSRLTDDSFGGLQASGGRGLGLSRVSQQDLDQLKSDMAAGFGEALQRKLLEVEGLYSQVRSRYTFIQALVRRIRGLLRQPKS, from the exons ATGGCGGCGCAGATGGCGGTAAATTCGG GAGCCAGTCTGTGGGGGCCGCTGAAGGAGTTGTGGGAAACAGTGGATGGGGCAGTGTTGAGGAGACAGCCAGAGAGCGTCCACCTCCTGGACCTGCAGTTGAAGAAACACAAAGcacactttctctcactctttagGAACCCG CCAAAAAGtgcagaacagagagagaaggtgcGTAAAGCCAGCACAGAAGGCATCGCCATCCAAGGTCAGCAGGGGTCACGGCTCCTTCCAGAGCAGCTTCTCAAAGAGGCCTTCATCCTCAGTGATTTGTTTGATATTGGAGAGTTGGCAGCTTTGGAGCTTCTGTTAGCAG GTGAGCACCAGCAGCCCCATTTTCCAGGTCTGACACGAGGTCTAGTAGCTGTGCTGCTCTACTGGGATGGAAAGCTTTGTGTGGCGAACTCCCTGCGCACACTTATCCAGTCACGCCATGGCAAGACCTTCACCCTGGATCTGAG TGGAGAGCTGGTGGCTTTGACGACGCGTTTTACAGATGACCTGATGAACCAGGGTCTGACCAAACGCATCCTAATCTTGGTGTCAGAGATAAGTGTGACGCGTGAGTTTGAACGGCTGCAGAAGGAGCGTGGACTGGGCAATGAAAAGCACAGGAAAGAG GTTTCTGACCTCATCAAAGAATCCCGACAGGCTCTGGCAGACAGCCTGTTTTCATGGACCTGCCAATCACCTTTGACTAAAGATGACACTCTGGCTCTTATTGGCCACCTGGAGACAGTGACAGCTCAAGCTGATGGCTCATTGGACAGTGTGAACCTGGCTCTGGTCATGGCACTGCTCTACTGCTTGGATGTCAGCTTCGTGGAACAGGGAACAGAAGATAGAGAAG ATCTGCTCCAGACACTGCCGTTGCTGACTGAGAGGCAGTATGTGTCCGCAGTGCACAGTCGTCTGATGGACGGCCAGCCGTGGAAGCTTCCAGGCCTGCAGGCTGTGTGCCGATTGACCTGGGCTCTGTCTCTCAGGGTCCTTTCTCAGCTACCACAGGGATGTG ccCTGGTTGAGTTCACCGAGGCAGATGAGGCTCTGGCTGACCAGGCTCTACTCGGAGATGTCTTCCTGTTTATGAAGGAGGGCATGCTGGGATGTGAGAGTTTTGCCCAGGAAGAATTTTACATCCGCCGGCTCCATTCACTCATCACAGACTTCCTGGCACTCATGCCAATGAAG GTGAAACAGCTTCGTAACCGTGCTGATGAGGATGCCCGTCTGGTGCACATGTCCCTACAGATGGACAGTGAGCTTCCATCATCGTTACGCAAGGACTTAGACCACCTCATGATCCTC ATAGGAGAGTTTTACAGTAAGGACTCATTTGGGCTGGAGTTGGGTCTGGAGTTCTGGTGTCCCACAGAGTCTCTCCAACACACCTCCCTGCAGGGATCCTACCTGGGAATGGCACTGCAAAGGCCTCCACATAAACAG GTGGTTCTGTCCAAGTTTGTGCGTCAGATGGGAGACCTTCTTCCCTCCACCCTATATATCTCCTATCTCCGTATGCTAAAAGGCCTCGCAAATGGTCCTCAGTGTGCCCACTACTGCTTCAGCCTGCTTAAAACCAACGGAGCTACACACA GTGACAACATCCAGGGAGTTTCAGGAAGCCCGGTGTCTTGGGAACATTTTTTTCACTCCCTTATGCTCTACCATGAGAACCTGCGACGAGACTTTCCAAATCCAGATGCAGCACACTACCGCCAGCTACCACTAAGGGGCATCACCCAAAGAGAGCTGGACGGACTCACCTCATTTTTGCAGTTGCTCACCACCATCATTACATGG AGTGAAAATGCACGACTGGCGTTGTGTGAGCATCCCCAGTGGACCCCAGTTGTAGTGATGTTGGGGTTGCTACAGTGCAGCGTACCTCCCGTCCTGAAGGCTGAGCTCATGTACTGCCTGGCAGCCTTTGGGAAGTCACCAGAGATCGCTGCTTCACTCTGGCAGTCACTGGAATACACACAG ATCCTTCAGACAGTACGAGCCCCAGGACAGAGGCAGGCAGCTGGAATTGAG GTGGAGCTGAACGAGATCGAGTCAAGCTGTGAGGAGTATCCCCTGACACGAGGCTTCTGTCATCTGACCAGCACATTGGTCGAGAGCAGCCTGCCTGTTAATTTAGGTGCGGGGCTACGCGTGCCAGGCTTTCAGCCCTACCTGAACTTCTTGCGTGATGCTGTGTTCCTCCCCTTCCCCACCAGAGCATATCGGCGTCCAGCTGAGAAG TGGGAGGTTGCTGATGCTGTCCTGGAAGTGTTCCACAAGCTGCTGCGGGACTATGAGCCTCAGCCGTCAGACTTTGTCCAGGAGATGGTGGAGCTGCAGGGTGAGCAGGTCCCGGCCCACAAGCCCCCCGGCCACAGCATCGTGTTCCACCTGCTCAACGACTCGCCCATGCTGGCGCTCTGCCTCAGCCTGCTGGAAGAGGGTGTACGCCAGCTGGACAGCTATGCACCCTTCCCTG GTAAGAAGCACTTGGAGTCGGCAGTGCTGCACTGCCTGTGCCTGCTGGACTTAGCTCTGCAGAAGGAGGTGGTGTTCATGGACCTCCTCAGGGAGAGCCAGGCCTCCCTGCTGGTTTCGCCCTTGGAGCAGCTCCTCCAGGGGGTTAGTCCTCAAACTCGAAGGGCTGATCACATTGTCAATATTGCCAG GTATCTGTACCACAGCAGCTCCAACCCAGAGGCTGCCTTCCAGAGTGCCAAGATCCTGCGTCGTATTGCCAACTACCCCAACATTCAGAATAGGCTGGTGGGAGATTTCACACACGACCAG GCTGTGAGTGACAAGCTTATGGCAGGCTTTGTGGAGTGTCTGGACAatgaagaggcagaggagggaaCAGAGAAAGAAGATG ACTCTGACCCACAAAAGAAGGTTGCAAGAATCCGACATGAAACACAGATCCATATCCTGAACCTGCTCATCACCTCCTTGGAGCTGAAGACGCCCAATCTGGCCCTGTATCTTTTGGGCTATGAAGTCAAGAAGCCCGTGTCCTCCACCAACCTCCAGGACCCAG GTGTGTTGGGATGTCCGCGGAGCTGCTTGCACGCCATCCTGAGTCTGCTGCAGAGAGGCACTGAGAAGAGATCAGGACCTGTACTCACACAGCAGGCCCCACACCTAGCTGAGCTTTGCTACCAG gTGATCTACCAGCTGTGTGCCTGCCCAGACACATCAGGACCCACCATGCGTTATTTGAGGACCAGCCAGGACTTCCTGTTCTCTCACCTGCAGCACCTACCCTTCATCCTGCCTA GTAATCAGATCGCTGCCCTCTCCCAGATGTCTTGGCTcatgaaaacagctgcaattGAGCTGAGAGTGACGTCACTAAACCGCCagcgttcacacacacaacaccttgTCAGCCTCCTGTTGGATGACCAGCCACACACTCAGCATACAG CTGATGGGGAATCAGGCATGGAGCAAGAAACCAGATCAGTCAGCAGTTTCCTGCATTTTGACACAGTTTCTAAAG TGCGAAGGAAGTTGCTGAGTGTGCTGGATGCCATCGACTTCAGTCAGGACAtgcctgagctgctgcagctggactTCTTCGAGCGCACTCAGATAGAACAGGTGATCTCCAACTGTGAGCATGTCAATGAGCAAGGACACACTGTGTGCAACGTTAAG TTGCTACATAGAGTGCTGGTCGCTGAGGTAAATGCACTGCAAGGAATGGCAGCCATTGGACAGAGGCCCCTGTTAATGGAG GAGGTGAACTCCATCCTGCAGCAGGTGGTGGAACGCAATCGCGTCCGTAGGAGTTTGAGTGCAAAGCGACATGCGCTGCGGTCCTGGAGGAGCCTGGTAGAGACACTGTTGACCGCCTGTCCTTCTGATCTCATACCTGCTGATGACAGGCAGCTCATCATCAGAGACCTGCTGCTAGACCTGCATGATAAG GTGTTATCTGAGGATGCAGCAGGAGAACTGATGCCCATTGTTGCTGGGGCAGTCTTCACGCTGACAGCCCACCTCAGCCAATCAGTCCtgtctgagcagcagcagggggTGGGATTAGAAGCATCCTCCGGCTTTGCCTCCATCGCCAACTCCGCCCTGCACCTGATTCTCCGCAAGCTGCTGGACTTCATCCTTTGTACTG GAGGTGGATACCAACGTCTGCGTGCTCACTTGTATGGCTCTCTGCTGTACTACCTTCAAATCGCCCAGAAACCTGAAGAACCAGACACTCTGCAGTCAG CAGGAAAGGCAATGTGGGAGCGCCTCACAGCCCCTGAAGATGGTTTCTCCAAACTGCAAAGAGAGAACCTCGCTATCATTGAGAGTTATGGCAAGTCTCTCATGGAGGTGGTGTGTCGGGATGCCTGTGACGGCCATGAAATTAGCAGG ATGTTGGCTCTGGCGGTGCTGGACCGGATCCTGTCCATAGACCGTCAGAATCAGTGGCTGGTTTACGTCTGCAACAGTGGCTACCTGCGGTCACTAGTGGAGAGCCTGAGACAGGATGATGTCGCCCTGCAGAGCCTGCTCACACCTCAGCCACCCCTCCTCAAACCACTCTACATCTATGAGAGCAAGATG GCTCTGCTGACTCGTGTGGCTAAGACAGGTCAGGGAGCTGTGGAGCTTCTGCGCTGTGGGCTCGTGGCACAGCTGATAGAGTGTCAGGTGTTTGACATGATACCTGACAGCGATGCACACAG GGGGATGAGGGACCCATCAGGCTTCATCCCCAGCCCTATGGACCGCTACAGGCAGATTCTCTTACCGACCTTGAGGCTCTTTCAGGTGATCCTGACCTCTACCACCATGAATCACCAGCAGGGGGCGGCACAG GTTCTCCAGTGGCTGATAGTCCACGCAGACACCATTCAGTCCCTGTTGCGCTGTCAGGAACTCAGTATGGGAGCTTTGCAGGAGCTCTCTTTGCTTACTGGCATCATCAGTAAGACGGCTCTGCCAG GTGCCCTTGAGATGGGTGGGGAGGTCAACAGTGCTGCTCTTCTGGAGTTCCAGGGTCACATCAACAGATTCCAG cgtctctgtctgtccctgcTTGGCCATCTGGCGGGGAGCGAGCGGGAGAGGTTGCTAAAGCAGGCGGAGATTGCTTCACCTGGAGACTCAGCAGAAAGACGAGAGGAGATGGAGGTTGCCATGCAACAG GTGTGTGCTAACATCATGGAGTACTGCCAAaccctgctgctgcagagctcAACCCAGGCCCAGTTCAGCATCTGTCTCTTCAGCCCGTCAGGCAGCGAGCCAGCTGGCAGGGACGGAGGACGCACAG ATCTGCCATCATCCACTCTGCCATCAATGGCTTACTCCCGGGCCCCGAGCCTGGGTCTGGTCATGTACCTGCTGAAGAACAGTGCTGCAGAATTCTTCCGGTTCCACCAGAGTCACAGACAAAGCCTGGGCAAGCTGCAGAGCCTGGATCAGCTGCCTCCCGAGGAGCTCAAGGAG TTGTGCCAAGGCCTGGTGTCAGGCCCAGGAGGGGTGGAGAAAATCTCATCAGTCCAGAGAAGCTTGCTGGCCAAGAGACGACTGGTCCAGCTTATCAACAACAGAGCCAAGCTGCTGGCCCTGAGCTCCT ATGTTATCGAgacctgtttgtttgtgttgtggcgCCACCTTGAGTACTACCTGTTGCACTGTACACCCACAGACCCCAAGGACTCCCTGTTGCCTGGAGCCAGTTTGTATAGATCACGCCTCACAGACG acTCGTTTGGCGGACTGCAGGCAAGTGGAGGTCGTGGCCTTGGTCTGTCCCGAGTCAGCCAGCAAGACCTAGACCAG CTGAAGAGCGACATGGCCGCAGGTTTCGGAGAGGCTCTGCAGAGgaagctgctggaggtggagggTTTGTACAGCCAGGTCCGCTCCCGCTACACCTTCATCCAGGCCCTGGTTCGCAGGATCCGTGGCCTGCTCAGACAGCCCAAAAGCTGA